A single genomic interval of Juglans regia cultivar Chandler chromosome 1, Walnut 2.0, whole genome shotgun sequence harbors:
- the LOC109014335 gene encoding protein NDL1-like — translation MGMQWREHRIETSLGSVSVAVYGDPDKPALVTYPDLGLNHVSCFQGLFFCPEACSLLLHNFCIYHISPPGHELGAAEISPEKPLLSADDLADQIVEVLDFFGGRKG, via the exons ATGGGAATGCAGTGGAGG GAGCATCGTATAGAAACTTCTCTTGGTTCTGTGTCTGTTGCTGTGTATGGAGACCCGGACAAGCCAGCTCTTGTCACTTATCCAGATTTAGGTCTAAATC ATGTGTCCTGCTTTCAAGGATTATTCTTTTGTCCAGAAGCATGTTCCTTGCTGCTCCACAATTTTTGCATATATCATATTAGTCCTCCAGGGCATGAG TTGGGAGCTGCCGAAATCAGCCCCGAAAAGCCTTTGCTTTCCGCTGATGATTTAGCAGATCAGATTGTCGAGGTTCTCGATTTCTTTGG AGGAAGAAAAGGTTGA